Within Thunnus thynnus chromosome 15, fThuThy2.1, whole genome shotgun sequence, the genomic segment agactccctcctctccagtcagctgccacGCTACAGGTTTCCACCCTCACAGAGCCATGatgttctggaggaaagatggagaggagctttATGAGGACGTGGAACACGGAGAAATCCTCCCCAACCATGATGGATCCTTCCAGATGAGTGTTGACCTGAACCTTTCATCAGTCACACCTGAAGACTGGAGAAGGtacgaatgtgtgtttcatctctctggtgCAAAGAACGACATCATCACCGAACTGGACAAAGCAGTGATCAGAACCAACTGGGGTAAGACTGGAATACTGACTTTACTATGTTTTCTTATTAAACGTAGGTTGAGGctgttttttattatacatGTAATTTGCCATGAACATTTAGAAGATGTTAAACCTGAGCTCTGATTTTACAATTTGAATGAGTTTGAAACAATCTTGACTTTCTGGAGCAGAAGGTTAGTTAAGTCCAgggttaacaaacaaaactgctgttctgctcattcaaataaatattgtttcttactTGTTACATTATGCACATGACCTACTTAAAATTACTTTAGtgaatgcaacaaaaaacagttcaaatctAGTGATGTGCCAGCAAATGATTAGGAGCACAGGTCTGTCACAAATCTaaccaaattaaacataaaacataatgtcagaaaacagaaacacaacatgcaaaatgctagaccacatttttactttacttgtattttatttattgcactgTCATGGGATTACTCACAAGACAATCtactgtttgtatgtgaaaataagatttattaAAACAAGTAAGAACAAACTAGAATTGTTGCTGATCTGAGGAAACATgtgaccatgcaggagagaGCAAGAACTTTCAGGGAGGACAGGGTGATCAACTCAAAGATGAcaggatgaaaaacataaagaacaaagctttagtattacaataacaaaaacacaaaaggtgtaatacaacaaagacagGGAACAGGTACAACATAGACACAGGATGGACACACAGAGGTCTGAAGCACTAAGGTGGTTTTCACCTGCAGATGGTCATTGTATGAATTATTGTGATGCCAAATTAAACCATCACATCAACATGTCCAGTAACATTAATTTCACCTAGAAAGAGACATCATCTGCTTTTGGCAGTATAATTGAGCTGCTGTACTCATATTTACAACTCTGCACATCCTGGACAATAATAAGTTTCCTCAGCAGAAAACTCTCACAGGATTcccaaactgtctgtgtgtcacgACGGGGAAAGTCCTGTGTTTTAAGGGATGAAAATAAGAAACGTGATCTTCAATAATGATGTATGATTATCACACATTATTAAAGGTGAAAATACCAGAAGTGCATTTGCATGCCCTTGatgcactgtgaatgttttgttctggttccagtttctccctCAGAGTTCCCTGCTGGTCCTGTTATTGGAGGTGTtgtaggactgctgctgctcctggcagTCTGCATCACTGGAGTCTTCATCTGGAGAAGGAGAGATAATGGTGAGAGACAAACATACTTTTACTCATCATCaagtcattttaacaacaaataacagtgTAACCTGGCTGATGTTCAGTAGCTTGAAAAGCAGAAATGAGTGAAATTAATACAGTGtttctataaaacatttattagtgttttctttgtttgctttcataaattctgacattttacattttgaagtaTTGTAATCTCTCATCTGTATTTCAGGATTCAGTCCTGCAAACTGTGAGTAttgtgtgattttatttctctctctctgtacaaataaatgcatttaatagtttgaattgaattactgacatcttgtttttcttttatagctTCAGACCCATCATCCTTTGAAATTTCTGAGGTCAGAGATGCAGCTCTTAACTGATCACAGTgagtatttcatcatgtcatcaacactgtgcagatactgtatgaagaatCTCTCTGTTGCTCCACCTGAAACTAGCTACagtatactgatataatactctcataaatatactgaaagtctgtgtttgttaaaaaactgtttgGCTGATTTGGCAGAATTTCTAAGTCAAGAGATCCAGTATAGTTACAGGAAACAGCTGACACTGAGGTTTTAATGTAATactgagtgatttttttttattttggactaaaatcaaacacatatttactgtataatatgaCCACTAATAATTCCAGGTCCTTTTCTATTTGTTACTCTGTCTTTGCAGCTTTCCAGTAACGATTTAGATGAGAATAGTGAACTCAAATAAAGATGCTGTGgcttcaatattttattctattttgcaccataaatgttcattaacaaaactttaatgaatattgagatgtgacatcacaggacCCGTCAGAAAGTCACATGATACATCAAACTAAAGTGTGAATTCATAGATCAGATTTATGAGTTTCAGGTCATCAGTGGATGCAGTGAAGAATGATATCTGTGAAGattatctgagagctgatagaaGCATTAATGTCGATGTGAATCCTCCACTGCAGGAGtaacaacatctggagagaactgatgctgctgtccagctgtttcctcaaacctttggtggagatgaatcactgcagcagctaccaGACACCAAAGAGCCACAACGTTACTCCAGTGGGGcatcttttgtcttcagatattaATTTCATATCAGTTAGTCATGTGATGTActgtctttgatgatgatgggagACATGCAGCACTTTAACCTCTGCTTCTAACGCTGGAGTCAAAcctaaaactttaaatgttcaaCTACTCATGCTTTCACTAACAATTAGTTTGACAGTTGTATTTTAGAAACACTAATGAAGATTCTGCACTAGGCCACGattgaaaaaacacagtttttgtttctctctttgtttcattgTGATTACAGTTTGAACACTGCATCTCAACTTCTCTCACTTTAACTAAAGTATAAATATCTGTGAGTTATGTCTTATCAGTTAGTCATGTGATGTACTGTCTTTGATGATGATTAACATCAAATCCATTCATTGGAGACATGATGAtactctgttgttgttgttgttgttgttgttgttgcaggaaCTGAGCTGGAACCAAACATcctaaaactttaaatgttcaaCTACTCATGCTTTCACTCACaattagtttgacagtttgcatTTTAGAAACACTAATGAAGATTCTGCACTAGGCCACGattgaaaagacattttaatgtttttgtttctctgttctATTGTGATTACTCACATAGTGTGAACACTGCATCCCGACTTCTCTCACTTTAACCAAAGTATAAATATCTGAGTTATGTTTTAGTCTTCCAACACACATTGCTCCTCCAGTCCAAGTAACAGCTGTAactctttttaaacataaacttgtaaatgtttccacaattttacaaaacataaatacatttctgaataTTTAGATACTCCTCCTTTCATTGAAACTCACATATTAAAGCAATAACACTTCTTAGAGCTTATATTTGTATCTTATACATTTGCCATCTTCACATGTCCTGTATTTGTCATGCAGatgataaatgttaatgtcattgtaacattattgtTAATGCTCAGATTATTGGTGTTAGAGGATTAATGAGGGTTTTATCTGTGGTACTGATAGATGTACTTTAtttactaaccctaacccatatcgcaaaaatggaaaaattgaTTTGTCTATATGACAGTATACGTCTTCTCTAAGGTCATGTGATCTGTTTTTGGCTAAATATTTTCACTTCAGTTAAAGTTTGTCTTTACATCATCTACAAGataatgattaataatgaaTTGTTAATCAATCATCCTTTCACTGgtgaatgtaaaacatgattttttggTGAACTTCATTTTGTCTACAGGAGCTGCAACATTTTCTAGTGTCATTTTTGTTCCTATTTGTTCTAATAGTATTTATATTTACCttcaattaataaaataaaattctccTGAAAACCTGCTTAAGAGGTCTTCCTGTTACATCATACCTGTGTTTATCTCAAATGTTCAGATGTGTAGGCTTAAAGGTTTTGTCccaagttttgggaaacactctAGTAAAGCTTGTCCCTGATACCTGGACAGTGTTACACGAGTGGCGTAGTCTCTTAAAGAGATGGCCCAGTGCGGGGGGGCATGAGGCATGTGGGTGGTTGAGCAAGTAAGCGAGCGGTTGTGACTGTGTTAGCGGCGACcggagctgagagagagagttaagttagcagttagctgtgACAGTAATAGTACAGTGTTTGTACAGTTGGAGCAGTTCTGACAGAGAATAAATGCTGCAACTCCTCAAGATTGAAGCTGAGTTCCTGTTTCTTGCTTGCTACCTGTTGATAAAGTGGAGGGAGTTAACCCCGAAGTTAGCGGTGACTTCGGTCCTGGAGTAGTAAACAAAGTCTCCCCTGTGTTCCCCGACCACGGTCTGGACGCTGAAGCAGGAAAGGTTAACAAAAGCATCagcttactttttaaaattttatcagTTGTCAAAATGTGTGAGGATAAAAGAAACAGCTTACACTATCactacaaacatacacaccgacacacacacacataccacaaattttcatttgttaatgaaGGAGTACACTGAACCTTGTGACTCTGAGTGTGTATTTCCCTATTTTACCACTAGAGAGCAACATaactctgaaatgtctcagctgtgaggtcaccacagagaaacagctgctaGAGCATCTCCACCATCACCACTTCCTCCCCCACAGTCGGgttataaaacactttaaactgcCTCATTGAATAAATTGTGTTATATGACTTTAAACAGCTGCTCATGTCACTACATGTTATTAAATTTCAggtaaataacaaaacaaataaacatatttcctgcATTTTCCTGTTGAATCTGATCAGCCAGTCAGATATTGAATTTACTCCTCCTGGTAACACGTGATGCACAGCTATTTATAATTTCTATTGGTCATTTCATTTGACTGTTCACACTGTTAACAGTCTTTCTtccatcacagtgttttttaatgtctgtattgAAGCAAGATGAAGGATTTCATGTTGTTGCTTCTCTTTTGTCATGTTGTATCTCCAGGTAACTGAATAATCTTTTTTGAATAGTTATGTCACTTCTATTTCAgcagttatatttatattttaaaatataattgcaCCCTATTCatatactgcacatttactgcagAGATCAACATACTTCAGATTTAAACATGTCTTTTCACTGCtagttcatttttttgtgcttttaacaAGTGTAACTTGTGAGAGGtcttcccattctcttgaatgagaaagtgtgtccaaacttctgactaGTACTGTATTCTCTACTTTTACGTGTCTCTCATATCTGTTACATAAACTATTGAGATGTCCAACAAAATACAGATATTAATGAGATTAATTCAGGTCTGAAACATCTTAAATTAATCTATGAATCTTACCAATAATGCCATTCAGGTGTCACTGACACTGAATATATTCAGGGTTTTGCagaaataacagtttctgtacagtactgatgttctgtatgttgttAACATTTGGCTGTGTGTCGGATtatttcctttgactttattaaacacctgcagcatcacacagcagctgaaacaataagtgcGTCTTTAAATTGAGAGAGTGATGTGAGCATTTACACACATGACACAGCTTCATAAACAAGCCAACAGGATAGATCAGGATcttaattaatgttttgtgttctgCTGCACATCcaacaggtcagctgttacacagaTTTCAGGTTCATATAATAGAATTGTTGGTAATAAAACAGccctccatcagagctgtctggacatttttatttcaagtagCTAAAAGTCCATGATAAGCCTATCATTATGCAAAAAATggaatttcagtgttttaattgtCTTCTGGGACTGGAGTTGCTGAGGTGAACTTTTAAGCTGCTCAGATAAACCTGAGCCTCTTTCATTCTGGTCCATTTAGGGTCACTTCACCCCTTTTTTCTCCCATACCTCTAGGTTTATTTATCCAGGTTTGGAGATTTGAGGATTTGAGGTTTTTGATACTGATGTCATTGAACATTATTCACCAAAGTCACCATTctgaaattatttaatttaatttaattttccacATCGACTAAACACAGATCAGGTTGCTGGGCTCATATTATAGTAGCTTCCTACTTATGATTATGTATAAacgtttttaaaaatctgaataatcaaattaaataatatgaTAAAATCACATAATTCCTAAAAAGTAAGATAAATGTTATTATCACATGTATAGATAAATGCATGATTAGTAAAACACTGAACttaaaaacccttaaaactTCTTTCTCTTACAGTGAAACACTCACTGAAGTTTTTCATCACAACGTCCTCTGCAGTCAAAAACTTCCCAGATTTTGTGGGTGTTGGGTTGGTTGATGAAGTTCCAATGGGTTACTATGACAGCATCAGTAAGACAGCAGAAGGCAAACAGGACTggtcaaaaaaaatgtttgaagatGATCCACAGTACTTGGAGTGGTGCACGCAGCAGTGTTTATTAGACCAATATGAATACAAAGCtcacattgacattttgaagcagcaactgaaccaaactgaaggtaagtaaaaatactgtaaaaatgtaaagttgtgttttttgtcaaatagcTAACAGATATAGTtgcattataaacacacatgtttacatgtccaaacacatacacagtttacTAAATGTGCATATATTCTTCACTCATATCTCTCCCTCTATTACCAGCCATGTAATGTGAGGGACTCTTTCAAAATGGGTcgtcaatattaatattatatatagtttCCCTGGTAGCTATGTGCTGGattcactgaaaaactgagcaaaagggttttacatttgaatcttggcctctgtgtgtgtgtgtgcgtgtgtgtgtgcgtgtgtgtgtgtgtgtatgcgtgcgtgtgtgtgcatgtgtgtgtatgcgtgtgtgtgtgtgtgtgtgtgtgtgtgtgtgtgttagtgcatgtgtgtgtatgcgtgcgtgtgtgtgcatgtgtgtgtgtatgcgtgtgtgtgtgtgtgtgcgcgcgcgcgcgcgtgtgtgtgtgtgtacgtgtgcgtgcgtgtgtgtgtgtgtgtgtgtgtgtgtgtgcgtgtgcgtgcgtgtgtgtgtgtgtgtgtgtgtgtgtgtgtgtgtgtctgtgtgtgtatgtgtgtgtgtgttgcccttcTTGTCATGTTTGGTTTGATCTGGATGCTTAAAAACTGCAGGTCAAGTACGTTTTGGTTGGAACGTTTGACCCcttgatgtcagtttgtgtatttctgtgtgttggtcTTGCAATGAAGAGGTGACTCTTCCACATGTTCCTCAACCTCTAAACTGCAGCCTCACATAGGCTCCAGCCTCCTGTAACCCTCTGTGGGATCTCACTctgcactctgtctctctctcaggtgtccacatctTCCAGATGATGGATGGCTGTGAATGGGATGATGAGACTGGAGAGGTTAATGGGTTTGTTCAGTTTGGTTATGATGGAGAAGACTTCATAGCATTTGACCTGAAGACACTGACATGGATCGCTCCAAAACCACAAGCTGTCATCACCAAACACAAGTGGGACAGAGATAGAGCTCACAATGAAAAGTGGAACTACTTCTTCACCCAGCAGTGCCCTGAGTCTGTGAAGAGATATTTGGACCTTGGGAAGAGCTCTCTGCTGAGAACAGGTAGAATCACATGACCTGATGTAGTTTCACGGacacaacaatatttaaatcCCTCTTCTGTTTCTAACCTCCCTCCCACACCCCTCACCATTTATCTCTCCAGAGCttccctcagtgtctctcctccagaagactccctcctctccagtcagctgccacGCTACAGGTTTCTACCCTCACAGAGCCATGatgttctggaggaaagatggagaggagcttcATGAGGACGTGGAACATGGAGAGATCCTCCCCAACCATGATGGATCCTTCCAGATGAGTGTTGATCTGAACCTTTCATCAGTCACACCTGAAGACTGGAGGAGGtacgaatgtgtgtttcatctctctggtgCAAAGAACGACATCATCACCAAACTGGACAAAGCAGTGATCAGAACCAACTGGGGTAAGACTGGAATACTGACTTtacaatgtttatttaatgtataaatgtaatttgtcaATGAGTTTGAAACAATCTTGACTTTCTGGAGCTGAAGGTTAGTTAATTACAgggttaacaaacaaaactgctgttctcctcattcaaataaatattgtttcttacttgttacattatgcacatgaacaaaaaacagttcaaatctAGTGGTGTGCCAGCAAATGATTAGGAGCACAGGTCTGTCACAAATCTaaccaaattaaacataaaacataatttcagaaaaaaaaacacaatatgcaAAATGCTAGaccacatttttactttacttgtattttatttattgcactgTCATGGGATTACTCACAAGACAATCtactgtttgtatgtgaaaataagatttattttaaaaagtaagaaCAAACTAGAACTGTTGCTGATCTGAGGAAACATgtgaccatgcaggagagaGCAAGAGCTTTCAGGGAGGACAGGGTGATCAACTCAAAGATGAcaggatgaaaaacataaagaacaaagctttagtattacaataacaaaaacacaaaaggtgtaatacaacaaagacagGGAACAGGTACAACATAGACACAGGATGGACACACAGAGGTCTGAAGCACTAAGGTGGTTTTCACCTGCAGATGGTCATTGTATGAATTATTGTGATGCCAAATTAAACCATCACATCAACATGTCCAGTAACATTAATTTCACCTAGAAAGAGACATCATCTGCTTTTGGCAGTATAATTGAGCTGCTGTACTCACATTAACAACTCTGCACATCCTGGACAATAATAAGTTTCCTCAGTAGAAAACTCTCACAGGATTcccaaactgtctgtgtgtcacgACGGGAAAGTCCTGTGTTTTAATGgtatgaaaataagaaacatgaTCATCAATAATGATGTATGATTATCATACATTATTAAAggtgaaaataccaaaaatgcaTTGGCATGCCCTTGatgcactgtgaatgttttgttctggTTCCTGTTTCTCCCTCAGAGTTCCCTGCTGGTCCTGTTATTGGAGGTGTTGTAGGACTGTTGCTGCTCCTGGCAGTCTGCATCACTGGAGTCTTCATCTGGAGAAGGAGAGATAATGGTGAGAGACAAACATACTTTTACTCATCATCaagtcattttaacaacaaataacagtgTAACCTGGCTGATGTTCAGTAGCTTGAAAAGCAGAAATCAGTGAAATTAATACAGTGtttctataaaacatttattagtgttttctttgtttgctttcaaaattctgacattttaaattttgaaatgttATAATCTCTCATCTGTATTTCAGGATTCAGGCCTGCAAACTGTGAGTATTCTGtcagtttatttctctctctctatgtacaAATACATGCAGTTAATCGTTTGAATTGAATTACTGTTttgatatttgtatttgtttttactttatagCTTCAGACTCATCATCCTCTGATCCATCTTCAGTCAGAGATGCAGCTCTTAACTGATCACAGTgagtatttcatcatgtcatcaacactgtgcagatactgtatgaagaatctgtctgttgctcctcctgaaactagctacagtatactgatataatactctcataaatatactgaaagtctgtctttgttaaaaaactgtttgtCTGATTTGGcagaatttctctgtgatccaGTATAGTTACAGGAAACAGCTGACACTGAGGTTTTAATGTAATACTGattaaaattttatattttggactaaaatcaaacatatatttactgtataatatgaCCACTAATAATTCCAGGTCCCTTTTTATTTGTTACTCTGTCTTTGCAGCTTTCCAGTAAAGATTTAGAGGAGAATAGTGAACTCAAATAAAGATGCTGTGgcttcaatattttattctattttgcaccataaatgttcattaacaaaacttgttttaatgaatattgagatgtgacatcacaggacTCGTCAGAAAGTCACATGATACATCAAACTAAAGTGTGAATTCATAGATCGGATTTATGAGTTTCAGGTCATCAGTGGATGCAGTGAAGAATGATATCTGTGAAGattatctgagagctgatagaagcattaatgttgatgtgaatcctccactgcaggagtaacaacatctggagagaactgatgctgctgtccagctgtttcctcaaacctttggtggagatgaatcactgcagcagctaccaGACACCAAAGAGCCACAACGTTACTCCAGTGGGGcatcttttgtcttcagatatcaaATTCATATCAGTTAGTCATGTCCAATGTGGGTTAACTTGCACCTGTTTTTGAGCTTTAACAACCATTAGTGAGTGTATCCTTATAGCTGTCCTCTTTTAAAATCAgtaatgttatgtgtgtgtgtgtatgtgtgtgtgtgtgtgtgtgtgtgtgtgtgtgtgtgtgtgtgtgtgtgcagtcacatTAAATGTTAGTCTATGCAATGCATATATATTCAAAGACTCAAACCTACAACTTTTAATGTTCAACTACTTATGTGTGATTTATGTCTTAGTCTTCCAACACACATAGCTCCTCCACTCCAAGTAACATTTGTAACTCTTTTTACACATAAACTTGTAAATGTTTCCACAATTttacacaacataaatacatttttgaatatttagaCACTCCTCCTTTCATTGAAACTCACATATTAAAGCAATAACACTTCTTAGAGCTTATATTTGTATCTTATACATTTGTCATCTTCACATGTCCTGTATTTGTCATGCAGatgataaatgttaatgtcattgtaacattattgtTAATGCTCAGATTATTGATGTTAAAGGATTAATGAGGGTCTTATCTGTGGTACTGACTGATGTACTTTATTTCATAttgcaaaaatggcaaaattgATTTGTCTACATGACAGTTTACGTCTTCTCTAAGGTCATGTGATCTGTTTTTGGCTAAATGTGTTCACTGCAGTTAAAGTTTGTCTTTACATCATCTACAAGTTAAAGATTAATTATGAATTGTTAATTGATCATCTATTTATTGGTGAATGtaaaaaacatgatattttgGTGAACTTCATTTTGTCTAGAGCAGCTGCAACATTTTCTAGTGTCATTTTTGTTCTTATTTGTTCTAATAGTATTTATAATTACcttcaattaataaataaaattctccTGAAAACCTGCTTAAGAAGTCTTCCTGTTACATCATACCTGTGTTTATCTCAAATGTTCAGATGTGTAGGCTTAAAGGTTTTCTTccaagttttgggaaacactctAGTGAAGCTTGTCCCTGATATCTGGAAAGCATGAGCTtactataaaaaaatatcagttgtcaaaatgtgtgaagataaaagaaaaagtttacaatactgcaaacacacacacacacacacacacacacacacataccgcaaattttcatttgttaatgaaGGAGTACACTGAACCTTGTGACTCAGAgggtgttttttcctcttttaccaCTAGAGAGCAACATaactctgaaatgtctcagctgtgaggtcaccacagagaaacagctgctaGAGCATTTCCACCATCAACACTTCCTCCCCCACAGTCGGgttataaaacactttaaactgcCTCATTGAATAAATTGTGTTATATGACTTTAAACAGCTGCTCATGTCACTACATGCTATTAAAATTCttgtaaataacaaaacaaaaaaacacatttcctgcattttccTGTTGAATCTGATCAGCCAGTCAGATATTGAATTTACTCCTCCTGGTAACACATGATGCACAGCTATTTATAATTTCTATTGGTCATTTCATTTGACTGTACACACTGTTAACAGTCTTTCTtccatcacagtgttttttaatgtctgtatcAAATCAAGATGAAGGATTTCATGTTGTTGCTTCTCTTTTGCCATGTTGCATCTCCAGGTAACTGAATAATCTTTCTTGAATAGTTATGTAACTTCTATTTCAgcagttatatttatattttaaaatataattgcaCCCTATTCAtaaactgcacatttactgcagAGATCAACATACTTCAGATTTAAACATGTCTATTCACTGCTAGTTaatatttttgtggttttaacaaGTGTAACTTGTGAGAGGtcttcccattctcttgaatgagaaagtgtgtccaaacttctgactaGTACTGTATTCTCTACTTTTACTTCTCTCTCATATCTGTTACAAAAACTACTGAGATGTCCAATgaaatacagctattaatgaGATTAATTcaggtctgaaacatgttaaATTAATCTATGAATCTAACCAATAATGccgttcaggtgtcactgaagctgaatatatttggggttttgcagaaataacagtttctgtccagtactgatgttctgtatgttgttAACATCTGGCTGTGTATCGGATtatttcctttgactttattgAACAGTGTcattcattgaaatgaatttaaatataaaaaataaaactgtaacaaatGTTTACTCAGATTATAGATTCTGTACTGCAGTATAATATAATCTAGGcgtaatatgatataatatgttaTAATAGTATAATTATTCCCAGAACAAGAATTAAGTTGAAACCTCAAAGCACATACCTCaagttttactttaataaaggagtctttacattttttatctggatttgttttaaatacacagtgaatGACATCAAtgaatttaatgtttcataagAAGACCTTtgtgactgtaactgtgatttCAAAGTAATATTctcattacatttacaccttcTAATGGCCAGTGCTGTACTGTAGATTACAAGAGTGTTGCAAGACAGGAATACAACATTAACttataacataataatgtgAAAACTATAAGCCAAGGCGTAAATCATGGGCTAGTCCACgtttcattgtattttaaaactACAGATATTCCAaatctgtctaaaaaaaaatgtattaacactTTAATAACTGCATGTGTGGAGTCTATGTGACACAAGAGGAGATACTTGAGTATGACCTTCTGCTTCAGACGATGTTGGTCTTTCATTAAGTGTAATGATTCTCACTTAGACTATTAACTGCA encodes:
- the LOC137198334 gene encoding major histocompatibility complex class I-related gene protein-like; translation: MKDFMLLLLFCHVVSPVKHSLKFFITTSSAVKNFPDFVGVGLVDEVPMGYYDSISKTAEGKQDWSKKMFEDDPQYLEWCTQQCLLDQYEYKAHIDILKQQLNQTEGVHIFQMMDGCEWDDETGEVNGFVQFGYDGEDFIAFDLKTLTWIAPKPQAVITKHKWDRDRAHNEKWNYFFTQQCPESVKRYLDLGKSSLLRTGRIT